Below is a genomic region from Kribbella qitaiheensis.
GGCCTCGTCCCCCGCGCCCGGCATGGTGTCAGACTTATCCAGCGAACTTCAGAAGCAGGACACTAGGTCATCCCGCCGTCCGATGGACGGTCTTTGCCCTAGGCATCGTCATGATCCTCGTCGGAGCCGCTCTGAGACTCTGGGCGATCGTCACCCTGGGCAGGTGGTTCACGTACGACGTACGCGTGACCGCTGGTCAGCCGGTCGTTCAGTCCGGTCCCTATCGGTGGATTCGGCACCCGAGTTACACCGGGATCGTGCTCCTTCTCCTTGGCGTCGGCCTCACCTTGGGGAACTGGCTCTCGTTGCTGCTGATCGCCTCCCTGCCCACCATCGGCCTCGTTGTCCGCATCCGCGTGGAGGAGGCTGCCCTCCTCGCCAGACTCGGCGCACCCTACGAGCGGTACGCCGCCACCAGGCGCCGTCTGGTCCCCGGCATCTGGTGATCAGCTCAGGACGGACGAGCCAGGTAGGCCGTTTTGGCATCGGCCGAGAAACCACAGGCGCGGTAGAAGGCGTGCGTCGCTGGTGTGCGTGAGCCAGTCATCAACATCGCCTTGTAGCAACCGGCATCCCAGGCGGCTGCGAGCGTGCCGGCCATCGCCTGCTTACCCAATCCCGTGCCCCGCCGGGACTTCTCCACGACGACGTTCTCGATCACGGCGTACGGCGAAGCTGAGCGGGTGAGATTCGGGATCACGTTCAAGTAGGTCGTGGCGACGGCCGCACCGTCCTCCTCGAGCAAGAAGATCCGCAGTCCGGGGGTGGCGAGGATCTGCTCGAAGGCCGCCGCGTCGGACCCGTCCAGCAGGACTGGATCGCCCGGATGCAGCTGACGGTAGAGACGGACGATGTCGTCGAAGTCCTCAAGCCGCGCCTCTCGGAACATGTCCCGAACCCTATCGGGGCTCGGCATCGCCCAGCTCGGCCGACTTCGCGGCGACGATCGCTGCGATTTCGATGGCTCGTTTGGTGAGGGGTGACTGGGTGCGTCCGGCTCGCCAGAGCAGATAGATCTCGCGTTGTGGTGGCGCGGGGCGGAGCTCGTGAATGGACAGGGCCGGGTCGACGGCGGCGCTGCCTAGGACGAGCCGGGGGAGTACGGCGGAGCCCAGGCCCGAACGGACCATCGCCAGGACAGCTTCGTTGCCGGCGGCGCGAAACACGATCTGGGGCTGGACGTCGTTGTGGGCGAACATCTGCTCCACACGGGGCTGGTCGCAGGTCGGCGGCCAGGCCACCATCGGTGCGCGGTGGAGGCTGCTGAGCTGGACCGGGCCCGCCGGGAAGGCGCCGCGCGGGGCGACGAGGACGTACGGATCGTCGAGGAGTTTGAGATGTTCGATGTCGCCGCCCTCGAGCCGGCTGTCGTGGAACATCAGGTCCACTTTGTCGACCGGCGGGGAATCGGATTCGTCCTCCGATAGCCGGATGTCGCAGCCGGGGTGCTCCTCGCGCAACTGGCGGATGACGAGCGGCAGCAGCACGTTGGAGACACTTTGGAAGGTGCCGATGTCGATGCGCCCGTCGCCGGCCTTGAATCGTTCGACCGCGACGGTCATCGCCTGGCTCCTGTCCAGCAGGTCCCGGCCATGGGAGAGCACGACCGAGCCGAGCGGAGTGAGCCGTACCGGTTTCGGTCCACCGGGCCGGTCGAACACCGTGCCGCCGACGACCCTTTCCAGTACGGCGATGTGCTGGCTCACCGTCGATTGGGTGTATCCGAGCCGGGCGGCCGCCCGGCCGAACGACCCCTCGTCATCGATCGCGGCCATGGTCGCCAGATGACGTAACTCAACCTCGGACATGCGTCGACGGTATATCGGATCCTGCGATCGGATCAATCGAAACCAATCGCTTTTCCCAATGCAGTCGTAGGCCTAGGGTCGAAGCCATGACCGGAGAACACGAGAGCCGCCCGTTCGACTACGACGCCGAGCTGCGTCGCTATCACCAACGGCTGCAGGCGGCCGCGGCGGTCGGACCCGATGACCACGTGCTCGACATCGGCTGCGGCACCGGGCTCACCACCCGCGAAGCCGCTAGCGCAGCCGTTCGAGGAAGTGCGGTAGGAGTCGACATCTCCGCCGAGAGGTTGGCGACTGCCCGCCGGCTCAGCAAGCTGGACGGCCTCCGCAACATCCACTTCGAACAGGCCGACGCGCAGACTCACCCTTTTCAAGCTGATCTCTTCTCCGTCGCCGTCGGTCGCTTCGGCACGATGTTCTTCAGCGACCCACAAACCGCCTTCACCAACATCGCCCGGGCGCTGCGCCCCGGAGCACGATTTGTCCAGTTGGTGTGGCAGGACAGCAAGCACCAGGACTGGTACGCCGTGTTCCGCCAGACCCTCGCAACAGGACGCACCTTGCCCGGACGCGGCGGCGCCTTCTCCCTAGCCGACCCAGCAACCGCGGAACATCTCCTCACAACCGCCGGCTTCACCAACATCCAGATCACCGACACCCGCGAGCCCGTGTACTGGGGGCCAACCCCCGAAGCCGCCCTCGCCGCCGCACACAGCCTCGGCATGACCCAAGACCTCCTCGCAGACCTCACCCCACCCCAACGCGACGAGGCCCTCCAGCATCTTCACGCCAGCGTCGCCGCCCACCACACCCCCGACGGCGTCTGGTTCAACTCCCGAGCCTGGCTGATCACCGCCCACCGCCGGTGAGGACGGGCATGAAGACCAACTGCCGCTTGCCGCAGCGAGAGGGAGGTGCTCTCGACGGTGATGATCGTGCCATTGCCCACGGCAACTACTGCGCCTGTGTGAACACTGTCGCGCAGGCGCTGATTCAGTCCGTGCGACCCTTCAGCCGACGGCTGACCGCGCGCTCGACCTCCCGGCCCGCCTCCCGCTCGGCGAGCGCGTGCCGCTTGTCCCAGTTCTTCTTGCCACGGCCCAGGGCGATCTCGACCTTCGCGCGACCGTCCTTGAAGTAGAGAGTCAACGGGACGATCGTCAGCTCGCTCTCGTTGACCTTGCGCTCGATCTTGTCGATCTGGGCACGATGCAGCAGCAGCTTCCGCTTGCGGCGTGAGCCGCCGTCGAACCAGCGGGCCTGCGAGTACTGCGGGATATGCACGCCGTGCAGCCAGATCTCCCGGTCCTCCACAATGGCGAAGCCTCCGACCAGAGACGCCCGCCCGGCCCGGAGCCCCTTCACCTCCATCCCCTGCAACACGATCCCCGCCTCCCAAGACTCACCCAACTGATATTCATGGGCAGCCTTACGATTGCGCGCGACCACAGGGTCGACCTCAGCCTTCTTCACACGCTGATTCTGCCCCGCCACCCCGACCTCCGACCCAACCGAGGCCGAGCCGAGTTGCACGGGTGACCTGCGGGTTTGGTTGGCGCGCCCGGCAGGATTCGAACCTGCGACCCACAGATTAGAAGTCTGTCGCTCTATCCAGCTGAGCTACGGGCGCATTGCCGGGCGCTGGGCCGCGGCAGGATCAGAGTCTCTCAGATCCGGGGGCGATCGTGCTTGTAGGTTAGGGGGTGGGTCGGTGGAACCGGGCGCCGGGCGGGCGTGCGTAGTACAGGAAAGATCGGGAAATGTGGGTTGGGGCGGGCACGGGGAGTGAGATGTACCGGATGTCGTTCCATCCCGGTAACGCTGAGTGGGCTGTTCTGCCACCTTGAGCGCTCTACAACTAGGCTGCGGGCATGAGTTACCCCTCAGGAGGCCCGGCCGAGTCGCCACAAGCGGCGGCAGGGCCGACTTACCCGCCCGGTGGCCCCCAACCGCAGCCGAACGTGCTCGGGACCCATCCGGTCCCCGGTCAGCGGCGGAATCAGGGTGTCCTGATCGGTGTCGTGATCGCCGTGGTGTTCGCCGTCGCCGGGCTGCTGATCTTCGGGATCGTGGCCAGGTCGACCGGCCTCGGTGGGTTCGCCTGGGGTCTTCTGTTCGCGTTCGTGCCGGTCGTACCGGTGATCGCGCTCTACCTGTGGCTCGACCGGTACGAGCCGGAGCCGGCCAAGACCATTCTGTTCGCGTTCTGCTGGGGTGCGTTCATCGCGACCCTGGCCGCGATCTTCATCAACACCCGGGTCGCCGACCTGTTGCATGAGGCGCATAGCGGCGGGAACAGGTCGGCCGTGTTCGTCGCGCCGGTCGTCGAGGAGTTCGCCAAGGGGTCCGTGATCCTGCTGCTGGCGCTTGTCCGGCGGAAGGAGTTCGACGGGATCATCGACGGGCTCGTGTACGCCGGGATGGTGGGCGTCGGCTTCGCCTTCACCGAGAACATCCTGTACATCGGCCGCATCTTCGACGAGCTCTCCAAGGAGTCCGGGAGCGCCGCCGGTTTGCGGGGCGCGTTCCTGCTGTTCCTCTTGCGCTGCCTGGCGACACCGTTCGCGCACCCACTCTTCACGTCGTTCACAGCGATAGGTATCGGCGTCGCGGTCCGACATCGCAGTACTGCGGTGCGCTACCTGGCCCCGATCGTCGGATACCTGACCGCAGTACTGGCTCACGGGCTGTGGAACGCCGGTGCGGGCTGGGGCCGGCGGTGGCGGCTTCATCGCCGTCTACCTGGTGCTGATGGTCCCGATCTTCATCGCGATGGTTGCCTTCGCCCTCGTGATGCGGTCCCGCGAGGGGCAGATGATCGCGTCCCGGCTGTACGACTATGTGCGGTTCGGCTGGCTCATCCCGCAGGACGTGCCGCTGATCGCCACCTTGCGCGGTCGCAAGGCGCTCAGGCAGAACGCCAAGCGGTACGGCTCGCAGGCGGAAGCCGCGGCCAAGGCGTTCCAGCACAACGCCACCGAGCTGGCGTACCTGCGGGACAAGATTGTCCGCCAGGTGATCGGCCCGGACGCGCTGGAGACCGAGAAGCAGCTGCTGGACGAGCTCCGGACCCGGCGGGCGAGTGTGCCGTTCCCGCCGATGCCGGCGTTCGCCCAGGCGGTGCCGCAGGGGGTCGTTGGGTACGGCGGTCCGGGTGGTCCTGGTCCTGGTCAGGGTGGTCCTGGGCCCGGGGGGCCTGGTCCGGGCACCGGTGGATATCCGTCAGGGCCGGGGGGATATCAACCCGCCCAGCAGGTTTATCCGACGGGCCAACCCGGCTACCCTGCGACCCAGCCCGGTTACCCACAGGGACCCCCTGGGGCACAAGGATCGCCGGGAGGATACGGTCCGTATCCACCGTCGCAGTGAATGCCACCCGTCCACGCCGCCAAACGGGATCAAGATGACTTTGCTTCTGCGCTGTCCGACCGGGCACTCTGTGCTCGTGGGCGGAAGCCGTGGCTGACACCAGGTCAGCAGCAGGCGAGGGTTCGGAGCCGAAAGCTCCGGCCCAGGTCGAGCCTGCCCACGATCTGGCGAAGTTGATCGCCGAGTCGGATGCCAAGAGCAAGGGCTTCTGGCGCCGCCTACGCAAACCGAAGGCCGGTACTACGTCCGCCACGCCCCCGTCGGCCGAGCCGGCAGACGCGACCGCGCCGCCGAAGCCTGACGTCGACGAGGCGAAGGGTGCCGTCGACGAACTGAAGCCGGCTGTCGACGATGCGAAGCCGGTAGAGGCGTCGGGGTCGAGCGCGGAGCCTGGTACGGACAAGACCGACCCGACAGCCCCGGACGCAGGTACTGCCGCTGCTGAGTCGAAGGCTGGAGCAGAGCCCGAGGCCGACTCGAAGCCGGAAGCCGAGGCCGCCGACGCAAACGCACCGGCGAAGTCGAGCCAGGAGTCCGGCGCTGAATCTGCGGCGAGGCCTGAGCACGCGGTTGACGCCGGAGCTGAAGCGGAGTCGGACCAGGAATCTGGAGCCGAAGGTGTCGCGAAGCCCGCGGTGGAGTCTGGCGCTGAAGCTGCCGTGAAGTCGCAGCAGGACGCTGATGCTGAGGCGGAAGGGTCTGACGCCGCTGCCCCGAAGTCGGGGCAGGAGCCTGAAGCCGGAACTGGCGCGAAGACTGAGCTGGATGCTGACGTGCAGGGGTCCGACGCAGAGGCGGGGGCCGGCCAGGCGTCTGGCTCGAAGTCGGCTGCGGCGGATGTCGAGGCTGGATCTGGGTCTGGGTCTGAGTCAAAGGCTGGATCGGAATCGGCTGAAATGCCTGACGTGAAGTCTGGTGTGGAGTCGGGGGAGTCTGCCGAGGTAGTGGCGGGAGGCAACGACTCTGAGAGTGGCGGGTCTGCTGGCGAGGGCGCCGGGGCTGAGGCGTCTGCTGGTGACGTTTCGGCGGAGACGGCCGCGAGCGAGGGTTCCGTTGGGGACAGCGCTGGCGAGAGGGCTTCTGCTGAAGAGTCTGCTGGAGTAGTTGCCTCGGACGGCTTGGTTGCCGAAGGTGAGTCGGTCGAGCTTGAGGACGAGCCGCGGCCGACTGTCGGTGTGGTGTACGAGCCGGACGAGTCGCCTGATGGGTTCCCGCTGGAGTTCGGCGACATCATCATCGGGCTGCCGAAGCCGCCCGAGCCGCAGAAGAGAAACGCCAAGCACACTCCTGACGACTCCCCGAGTTCCGCCCAGCCGGGCAGCGAGGCAGAGCCCGAGAAATTCGGTGCGGACGCCGATCTCGCCGAGGCGGAGGCCGAGCAGGCGGAGATCAACCAGGCCGCGAACGAGCAGGCTGACCCGGCACCGGAAGCTGCCGACGCAGAGCCTGAGGCAGCCGAGGCCGACGCCCAGCATGAATCGGCTGAGATGACGGCCGACGCTGCTGAGGTTGAGGCTGACGAAACAGCGCCGGAGGGTGCGGAGGTCAAGTCCGAGACGGTCGAGGCAGAAGGCGAGCACACCGAGGCGGAGGCCGAGCAGGCCCAACCGACGGCTGACGGCGCCGAGGTGGAGGCAGAGCGCGCCGGAGACGCGGCTGAGGCCGAGGTCGGCGGCATGGAGTCCGAGGACGCTGACGCGGCGTCTGAGGGCCCGGGGG
It encodes:
- a CDS encoding methyltransferase family protein, yielding MAAIGAASDTFRGAGGAGGRGRPRPPRPAWCQTYPANFRSRTLGHPAVRWTVFALGIVMILVGAALRLWAIVTLGRWFTYDVRVTAGQPVVQSGPYRWIRHPSYTGIVLLLLGVGLTLGNWLSLLLIASLPTIGLVVRIRVEEAALLARLGAPYERYAATRRRLVPGIW
- a CDS encoding GNAT family N-acetyltransferase encodes the protein MFREARLEDFDDIVRLYRQLHPGDPVLLDGSDAAAFEQILATPGLRIFLLEEDGAAVATTYLNVIPNLTRSASPYAVIENVVVEKSRRGTGLGKQAMAGTLAAAWDAGCYKAMLMTGSRTPATHAFYRACGFSADAKTAYLARPS
- a CDS encoding LysR family transcriptional regulator, which encodes MSEVELRHLATMAAIDDEGSFGRAAARLGYTQSTVSQHIAVLERVVGGTVFDRPGGPKPVRLTPLGSVVLSHGRDLLDRSQAMTVAVERFKAGDGRIDIGTFQSVSNVLLPLVIRQLREEHPGCDIRLSEDESDSPPVDKVDLMFHDSRLEGGDIEHLKLLDDPYVLVAPRGAFPAGPVQLSSLHRAPMVAWPPTCDQPRVEQMFAHNDVQPQIVFRAAGNEAVLAMVRSGLGSAVLPRLVLGSAAVDPALSIHELRPAPPQREIYLLWRAGRTQSPLTKRAIEIAAIVAAKSAELGDAEPR
- a CDS encoding class I SAM-dependent methyltransferase encodes the protein MTGEHESRPFDYDAELRRYHQRLQAAAAVGPDDHVLDIGCGTGLTTREAASAAVRGSAVGVDISAERLATARRLSKLDGLRNIHFEQADAQTHPFQADLFSVAVGRFGTMFFSDPQTAFTNIARALRPGARFVQLVWQDSKHQDWYAVFRQTLATGRTLPGRGGAFSLADPATAEHLLTTAGFTNIQITDTREPVYWGPTPEAALAAAHSLGMTQDLLADLTPPQRDEALQHLHASVAAHHTPDGVWFNSRAWLITAHRR
- the smpB gene encoding SsrA-binding protein SmpB is translated as MKKAEVDPVVARNRKAAHEYQLGESWEAGIVLQGMEVKGLRAGRASLVGGFAIVEDREIWLHGVHIPQYSQARWFDGGSRRKRKLLLHRAQIDKIERKVNESELTIVPLTLYFKDGRAKVEIALGRGKKNWDKRHALAEREAGREVERAVSRRLKGRTD